The Tenebrio molitor chromosome 3, icTenMoli1.1, whole genome shotgun sequence genome contains a region encoding:
- the LOC138127275 gene encoding WW domain-binding protein 4-like isoform X2 yields the protein MADYWVSQNRKYCDFCKCWITDNRPSVDFHEKGRRHQENVKKRLRSITKSSNQVQKDADKFDATLKQMEFAAMEAYRKDIETNGDLSSASIKQSLQGVPKKLWQEARTRAGKTYYHNIMTKETVSHPPPEGYMSLQEQREQAELETRKQLKEVEKYKRQEALLTMQERKQQEAEDQARQAREKLKERRVVDDLPAASCGPLLEPGKTDPYGKWHTVKEREFVDLQLPYQEQEYVEIPIEIEPEPVVKEFKEKVVESLGNGETSFKKRKIVGGAKRNTRQRLDDD from the exons GGCAGACTATTGGGTGTCCCAAAATCGGAAATACTGCGACTTCTGCAAATGTTGGATAACCGACAACAGACCA AGCGTCGACTTCCACGAGAAGGGCCGAAGACATCAAGAGAACGTGAAGAAGCGGTTGCGGAGCATAACCAAGAGCAGCAATCAGGTGCAGAAAGATGCGGACAAGTTCGACGCCACACTCAAACAGATGGAATTCGCGGCGATGGAAGCTTATCGCAAAGACATCGAAACTAACGGAGACTTGAGTTCCGCCTCCATCAAGCAGTCGCTACAAGGCGTTCCAAAAAAGTTATGGCAAGAGGCGAGAACGAGAGCAGGGAAGACGTACTACCACAACATCATGACGAAAG AAACCGTGTCGCATCCACCGCCAGAGGGCTACATGAGCTTGCAAGAACAAAGAGAACAAGCCGAGTTGGAGACGAGGAAACAGTTGAAAGAAGTGGAGAAGTACAAACGACAAGAAGCGCTGTTGAC CATGCAGGAAAGGAAGCAGCAGGAAGCGGAGGATCAGGCCAGACAAGCGAGGGAGAAGTTGAAAGAGAGGAGAGTCGTCGACGATCTACCTGCGGCAAGTTGTGGTCCGCTGCTGGAGCCCGGGAAGACTGATCCGTATGGAAAGTGGCACACCGTCAAAGAAAG GGAATTCGTGGATCTGCAGTTGCCCTATCAGGAACAGGAATATGTGGAGATTCCGATCGAGATTGAACCGGAACCAGTGGTGAAGGAGTTCAAAGAGAAAGTTGTGGAGAGTTTGGGTAACGGGGAGACGAGTTTTAAGAAGAGGAAGATCGTAGGCGGGGCCAAGAGGAATACGAGACAAAGGCTCGACGACGACTAA